In a single window of the Raphanus sativus cultivar WK10039 chromosome 9, ASM80110v3, whole genome shotgun sequence genome:
- the LOC108828683 gene encoding receptor-like protein 51, translating to MKPSQPQPQPLFHLFFLLLAATAAVSSSSSSPLDPKQLKALKTLTTAKDPCDSNNHSSSTTITCDDASPFRHVTSLSFSTSSSLSLPSKTLKPLSTSLLSLSFLNCPSLSPPKHLPISLRSFTAVSSFHRHGLSGVYLARLVNLTHLTISSVPVSASGLYVVLGNMRNVTSLTISSSNLPGKIPKTFHSNLTHIDLSNNILTGSLRPSSITLLTDLKLLNLSRNSLSGEIPNKIGDLASLQNLSLAYNRFSGPIPSSVSSLSRLTHLDLSGNQLNGVVPSFFSRMESLRHLNLADNSFQGVLPFNESFIKQLEFFQVRGNSGLCYNNTVLSWKLNLGVAPCDKYGLPLSSPPQKEEEDSTLSEEDEEEEEDYGDGDKKEEKHESNKIVLGVAIGLSSLVFLIVFLILLAKWSVLSK from the coding sequence aTGAAACCGTcccaaccgcaaccgcaaccgctgttTCACCTCTTCTTCCTTCTATTAGCCGCAACCGCCGCtgtctcttcctcttcatcttctccactaGACCCAAAACAGCTCAAAGCTCTCAAAACCCTCACAACAGCAAAAGACCCCTGCGACAGCAACAACCACTCATCATCAACCACCATAACTTGCGACGACGCTTCTCCTTTCCGCCACGTTACCTCTCTCTCCTTCTCAACCTCCTCTTCACTCTCCCTCCcctcaaaaaccctaaaacctctCTCCACCTCACTCCTCTCCCTCTCCTTCCTCAACTGCCCTTCCCTCTCTCCACCAAAACACCTCCCAATCTCCCTCCGCTCCTTCACCGCCGTCTCCTCCTTCCACCGCCACGGCCTCTCCGGCGTCTACCTCGCCCGCCTCGTCAACCTCACTCACCTCACCATCTCCTCAGTCCCAGTCTCAGCCTCCGGTCTCTACGTCGTCCTCGGAAACATGCGCAACGTCACCTCCCTCACCATCTCATCCTCCAACCTCCCCGGGAAAATCCCCAAAACGTTTCACTCCAACCTCACTCACATCGACCTATCAAACAACATACTCACAGGCTCACTAAGACCTTCTTCCATCACTCTCCTCACTGACCTCAAGCTTTTAAACTTATCTCGCAACTCACTCTCCGGCGAGATACCGAACAAGATCGGAGACTTGGCATCGCTGCAGAACCTGTCACTGGCTTATAACAGATTCTCAGGACCGATCCCAAGCTCGGTCTCGTCGCTCTCTCGGCTGACGCATCTGGATCTAAGCGGGAACCAGCTGAACGGCGTCGTACCGAGCTTCTTCTCCCGGATGGAGAGTCTCAGACACTTGAACCTCGCTGACAACTCCTTCCAGGGAGTGTTGCCGTTTAACGAGAGCTTCATTAAACAACTCGAGTTCTTCCAAGTCAGAGGGAACAGCGGTCTCTGTTATAACAACACTGTTCTGTCTTGGAAACTGAATCTTGGTGTTGCTCCGTGTGATAAATACGGTTTGCCTTTATCGTCTCCGCCgcagaaggaggaggaggactcGACGTTGTCcgaggaggatgaggaggaggaggaagattaCGGCGATGGGGATAAGAAGGAAGAGAAACATGAGTCTAACAAGATTGTGCTTGGTGTAGCCATCGGTCTTTCTTCGCTTGTGTTCTTGATCGTCTTCCTCATCCTGCTTGCTAAATGGAGTGTTCTTTCGAAATAG
- the LOC108828684 gene encoding uncharacterized protein LOC108828684, translating to MAEPRKLRGHKATATCCIASRDRPGLVVTSGEDGCICWFDLRCKDVQFTIDVGTEPVPSLCFKTGNEDVLYASHGNEIKSFDVHTLSAGSWKPLESYSYNKDEVNQVVCNGRSSFLASADDSGDVKIIDLGQKCLYKTLRAGHTSICSSVQFIPWRPWEVITGGLDSKLVLWDFSKGRSQKIIDFSSDTQSSSSGQCLNPAFVHSIAVPEMDMVDKLGKICAVARGDGIVDLINVESELSRKGASKGSSSSSNVVVKRVCLDYSVGGHKAAVSCVAFSQFQGKGGFLISGGNDKTVKIWDCVRCLDSDKSNDNRDLLLHLNIDLNKKVNWLCTNQSDSENLVVCDTTRVVKVYSIS from the exons ATGGCGGAACCTAGGAAGCTGAGAGGCCACAAAGCGACCGCCACGTGTTGTATAGCTTCTCGTGACCGGCCTGGACTTGTTGTCACTTCCGGCGAG GATGGTTGCATTTGCTGGTTTGATTTGCGATGTAAAGATGTCCAGTTCACCATTGACGTCGGGACAGAACCAGTTCCATCTCTTTGTTTCAAGACGG gTAACGAGGACGTTCTCTATGCTTCTCATGGAAACGAAATCAAGTCTTTCGATGTTCAtacg CTAAGTGCTGGTTCTTGGAAGCCATTAGAGAGTTACAGTTACAACAAAGATGAAGTTAACCAGGTAGTATGCAACGGAAGATCATCTTTTCTTGCTTCTGCTGATGATTCTGGTGATGTCAAG ATTATCGACCTTGGTCAGAAGTGTCTTTATAAGACCCTTAGAGCTGGTCATACAAGC ATATGCAGTTCTGTGCAGTTCATTCCATGGAGACCTTGGGAAG TTATTACCGGTGGACTTGATTCAAAGCTTGTTTTGTGGGATTTCTCAAAAGGTCGCTCGCAAAAGATTATAGACTTCA GCTCTGATACACAGAGTAGTAGCTCAGGACAATGTTTAAACCCTGCGTTTGTTCACTCGATAGCAGTTCCGGAAATGGACATGGTTGATAAGTTAGGCAAGATATGCGCTGTTGCTAGAGGTGATGGGATTGTCGATTTGATCAATGTGGAATCAGAGCTTTCGAGAAAAGGAGCATCGAAaggaagcagcagcagcagcaatgTGGTGGTCAAAAGGGTTTGTTTAGATTACTCTGTTGGTGGACACAAGGCTGCTGTTTCTTGTGTAGCGTTTTCTCAGTTTCAGGGAAAAGGTGGATTCTTGATCTCAGGTGGTAATGATAAGACAGTTAAAATCTGGGATTGCGTTAGATGTCTTGATTCAGACAAGAGTAACGATAACAGAGATCTCCTCCTCCATTTGAATATTGACCTGAACAAGAAG GTGAATTGGCTATGCACGAATCAGTCTGATTCTGAGAATCTTGTGGTCTGTGATACAACAAGAGTAGTCAAGGTTTACTCAATCTCTTGA
- the LOC108826893 gene encoding uncharacterized protein LOC108826893, protein MGCIGSSQARNEDGARRKKIKKPKPWAHTEPITRAQLTNMREEFWDTSPHYGGQREIWDALRAAAEAELILAQTIIDSAGIIVQNCDLTLCWDERGARYELPRYVLSEPTNLIPEQGQ, encoded by the exons ATGGGCTGCATCGGATCTTCTCAGGCCAGAAACGAAGACGGAG CAAGACgcaagaaaatcaagaaaccTAAACCGTGGGCGCATACCGAGCCAATCACAAGAGCACAGCTTACGAACATGCGTGAGGAGTTTTGGGACACTTCTCCACACTATGGTGGTCAAAGAG AGATTTGGGATGCGCTTCGAGCTGCTGCTGAAGCTGAACTGATACTAGCGCAGACAATTATTGACAGTGCAGGCATCATTGTTCAAAACTGTGATCTAACATTGTGTTGGGATGAAAGAG GTGCTAGATACGAGCTTCCTAGGTATGTTCTAAGTGAGCCCACCAATCTGATCCCGGAGCAGGGACAGTGA
- the LOC108823555 gene encoding protein STICHEL-like 4 isoform X2 — protein sequence MTTTTTTTRVQKDSNGDIGSLLMRDLVLLQRSRSLRDPSANSPSVTMVDSKEEEGRRRRRRKRRSVDQNVVKKSGLRLMTSSSPVLNFGTSKVTPSDERCDDALSERSYANEVYSVASVKSGSKGGANEAVFKTLSDQLNEVLGDSDDAVSSNVRARGNGRRRRKLRGARRAGRAVTVRDNVGNMSEMPQEGEEEMTRAVPRNGCGLPFNWSRIHHRGKTFLDIAGRSLSCGMSDSKGIKCLTDMPVSSASSSSFTKPDRRHGLPLVVDSADNEGWEHDYSGELGVFADDLLKNDEKHSRRNALRRRAHQSFTQKYAPRSFRDVVGQSLVVQALSNAVSKRRVGLLYVFHGPNGTGKSSCARVFARALNCRSAEEHSKPCGVCGSCVAYDDGKSKNIREMGPVKSFDFENLIISQNDRHNRHHHHLVFIFEDCDTMSTACWNALSKVVDRAPSRVVFVLVCSSLDALPHIVVSRCQKFFFPKLKDSDIIGSLQRIASKEEIDIDKDALKLVASRSDGSLRDAEMTLEQLSLLGTRISVPLVQELVGLVSDEKLVDLLDLALSADTVNTVKNLRMIMETGVEPLALMSQLATVITDILAGSYDFAKDQRKRKFFVRQPLCKEDMEKLRQALKTLSESEKQLRVSNDKLTWLTAALLQLAPDQRYLLPPPGSPADASFNRSPLVDAEARGRGGEGFSSINRPSVEDIWLAVVENVRVNGLREFLYREGKIFSISIGSAPTVQLMFNSPVTRLTAENFRDNILRAFEMVLGAPVTLEIRIEAKKNVSGRSEIIELEDETEPAVARDANENKNQSIVRGKVSLSQVIKQSEGSGWSKRKAVLIADKLERENLRLESRSRSLICWKALRSVRSKMRRLKVRTRKVRLHSLWKLVSCGKCLPLASPSRLYR from the exons AtgactactactactactactactcgGGTTCAGAAAGATTCAAATGGAGACATAG GGTCTCTTCTTATGAGAGATCTCGTCCTTCTTCAGAGATCAAGATCTCTCAGAGACCCATCAGCGAACTCTCCTTCCGTGACGATGGTCGATtcgaaagaagaagaaggaagaagaaggagaagaagaaaaagaagatccGTTGATCAGAATGTAGTCAAGAAATCCGGTCTTAGGTTGATGACTAGTTCCTCTCCTGTTCTGAATTTCGGTACATCTAAAGTAACCCCTTCTGATGAAAGGTGTGATGATGCGCTGAGCGAGAGGAGTTACGCGAATGAGGTTTATAGTGTTGCTTCGGTTAAATCCGGTTCGAAAGGTGGTGCTAACGAGGCTGTTTTCAAGACTCTGTCTGATCAGTTAAACGAGGTTTTAGGTGACAGTGATGATGCGGTGTCTAGCAATGTTCGAGCGCGAGGTAATGGGCGGAGAAGAAGGAAGTTAAGAGGCGCGAGGAGAGCGGGAAGGGCCGTTACTGTTAGAGACAATGTTGGTAATATGAGTGAGATGCCTCAGGAGGGAGAAGAGGAGATGACTAGAGCTGTTCCAAGAAACGGTTGTGGACTTCCGTTTAACTGGTCAAGAATCCATCACAGAGGCAAAACATTCCTGGATATAGCTGGTCGGAGCTTATCGTGTGGAATGTCTGATTCAAAAGGAATAAAGTGCTTAACCGATATGCCAGTGTCCTCTGCTTCAAGCTCTTCTTTCACCAAACCTGATCGCCGCCACGGGTTGCCTCTTGTAGTCGATAGCGCGGACAACGAAGGCTGGGAGCATGATTACTCCGGCGAGCTGGGTGTTTTCGCCGACGATTTGCTCAAGAACGATGAGAAACACAGCCGTAGAAACGCTCTGCGGCGGCGGGCGCATCAAAGCTTTACGCAGAAATACGCTCCGAGGAGTTTTCGCGATGTCGTTGGACAGAGCCTGGTTGTACAGGCTCTGTCCAACGCGGTTTCGAAGCGAAGAGTGGGACTTCTTTATGTGTTCCACGGTCCGAATGGAACCGGTAAATCTTCTTGCGCTCGCGTTTTCGCCAGAGCTTTGAACTGTCGTTCCGCGGAAGAACATTCGAAGCCCTGCGGTGTCTGCGGCTCGTGTGTTGCCTACGATGATGGTAAGAGCAAGAACATTCGGGAGATGGGTCCTGTAAAAAGCTTCGACTTCGAGAATCTGATCATCTCCCAAAACGACAGGCAtaatcgtcatcatcatcaccttgtgttcatattcgaAGATTGCGATACTATGTCAACAGCTTGTTGGAATGCGCTTTCGAAAGTCGTGGACCGAGCGCCTAGTCGCGTTGTTTTCGTTCTCGTTTGCTCGAGTCTCGACGCTCTGCCTCACATTGTTGTGTCGAGGTGCCAGAAGTTCTTCTTCCCTAAGCTCAAAGACTCGGATATCATCGGTTCTCTGCAAAGGATTGCATCAAAGGAAGAGATTGATATCGATAAAGACGCGTTGAAGCTTGTCGCTTCGAGATCGGATGGTTCCTTGAGAGACGCTGAGATGACTCTAGAACAGCTGAGTCTGCTCGGAACAAGAATCTCTGTTCCTTTAGTTCAAGAACTG GTTGGGTTAGTCTCTGATGAGAAGTTAGTTGATCTTCTTGATCTTGCTTTATCCGCGGATACTGTGAACACCGTGAAGAATCTGAGAATGATAATGGAAACTGGCGTCGAACCGTTAGCCTTAATGTCGCAGCTAGCAACCGTCATAACCGATATCCTCGCCGGAAGCTATGACTTTGCTAAAGACCAACGTAAAAGAAAGTTTTTCGTGCGGCAACCAT tgtGTAAAGAAGATATGGAGAAGCTGAGACAAGCTTTGAAAACGCTGTCTGAATCAGAGAAACAGTTGAGAGTATCAAACGATAAACTAACTTGGCTCACTGCTGCGTTGCTTCAGCTAGCTCCTGATCAACGATACTTGCTTCCTCCTCCTGGTTCTCCCGCTGATGCTAGCTTCAACCGTAGTCCTTTAGTGGATGCTGAAGCTAGAGGTCGTGGTGGAGAAGGTTTCAGTAGCATAAACCGACCTTCGGTTGAAGATATttggttagcggttgtggagaATGTTCGCGTTAACGGTTTAAGAGAGTTTCTTTATAGAGAAGGGAAGATCTTTTCTATTAGTATCGGTTCAG CTCCCACGGTGCAGTTAATGTTCAATTCGCCAGTAACGAGATTAACGGCTGAGAATTTCAGAGATAATATTTTGAGAGCGTTTGAGATGGTTCTTGGAGCTCCCGTCACGTTAGAGATCAGAATCGAGGCAAAGAAAAACGTTAGTGGAAGAAGTGAAATCATCGAACTAGAGGATGAAACTGAACCTGCAGTGGCTCGGGACGCGAACGAGAACAAGAACCAGAGCATCGTGAGAGGAAAAGTGTCGTTGAGTCAAGTGATTAAGCAAAGTGAAGGAAGCGGTTGGTCGAAACGCAAAGCTGTGTTGATTGCTGATAAGCTTGAACGTGAGAATCT gAGGCTTGAATCTAGGTCAAGAAGCTTGATATGTTGGAAAGCGTTGAGAAGCGTACGTAGCAAG ATGCGGCGATTGAAGGTGAGAACGAGGAAGGTGCGATTACATTCGTTGTGGAAGCTTGTCTCGTGTGGGAAATGTTTACCACTGGCATCTCCTTCTAGATTATATAGATAG
- the LOC108823555 gene encoding protein STICHEL-like 4 isoform X1: MTTTTTTTRVQKDSNGDIGEHLRNHIHLTNSIHLKNHHMHNKNGPAGSLLMRDLVLLQRSRSLRDPSANSPSVTMVDSKEEEGRRRRRRKRRSVDQNVVKKSGLRLMTSSSPVLNFGTSKVTPSDERCDDALSERSYANEVYSVASVKSGSKGGANEAVFKTLSDQLNEVLGDSDDAVSSNVRARGNGRRRRKLRGARRAGRAVTVRDNVGNMSEMPQEGEEEMTRAVPRNGCGLPFNWSRIHHRGKTFLDIAGRSLSCGMSDSKGIKCLTDMPVSSASSSSFTKPDRRHGLPLVVDSADNEGWEHDYSGELGVFADDLLKNDEKHSRRNALRRRAHQSFTQKYAPRSFRDVVGQSLVVQALSNAVSKRRVGLLYVFHGPNGTGKSSCARVFARALNCRSAEEHSKPCGVCGSCVAYDDGKSKNIREMGPVKSFDFENLIISQNDRHNRHHHHLVFIFEDCDTMSTACWNALSKVVDRAPSRVVFVLVCSSLDALPHIVVSRCQKFFFPKLKDSDIIGSLQRIASKEEIDIDKDALKLVASRSDGSLRDAEMTLEQLSLLGTRISVPLVQELVGLVSDEKLVDLLDLALSADTVNTVKNLRMIMETGVEPLALMSQLATVITDILAGSYDFAKDQRKRKFFVRQPLCKEDMEKLRQALKTLSESEKQLRVSNDKLTWLTAALLQLAPDQRYLLPPPGSPADASFNRSPLVDAEARGRGGEGFSSINRPSVEDIWLAVVENVRVNGLREFLYREGKIFSISIGSAPTVQLMFNSPVTRLTAENFRDNILRAFEMVLGAPVTLEIRIEAKKNVSGRSEIIELEDETEPAVARDANENKNQSIVRGKVSLSQVIKQSEGSGWSKRKAVLIADKLERENLRLESRSRSLICWKALRSVRSKMRRLKVRTRKVRLHSLWKLVSCGKCLPLASPSRLYR; the protein is encoded by the exons AtgactactactactactactactcgGGTTCAGAAAGATTCAAATGGAGACATAGGTGAGCATCTTCGTAACCATATTCACTTAACCAACTCTATCCACTTGAAGAATCATCATATGCACAACAAAAACGGTCCTGCAGGGTCTCTTCTTATGAGAGATCTCGTCCTTCTTCAGAGATCAAGATCTCTCAGAGACCCATCAGCGAACTCTCCTTCCGTGACGATGGTCGATtcgaaagaagaagaaggaagaagaaggagaagaagaaaaagaagatccGTTGATCAGAATGTAGTCAAGAAATCCGGTCTTAGGTTGATGACTAGTTCCTCTCCTGTTCTGAATTTCGGTACATCTAAAGTAACCCCTTCTGATGAAAGGTGTGATGATGCGCTGAGCGAGAGGAGTTACGCGAATGAGGTTTATAGTGTTGCTTCGGTTAAATCCGGTTCGAAAGGTGGTGCTAACGAGGCTGTTTTCAAGACTCTGTCTGATCAGTTAAACGAGGTTTTAGGTGACAGTGATGATGCGGTGTCTAGCAATGTTCGAGCGCGAGGTAATGGGCGGAGAAGAAGGAAGTTAAGAGGCGCGAGGAGAGCGGGAAGGGCCGTTACTGTTAGAGACAATGTTGGTAATATGAGTGAGATGCCTCAGGAGGGAGAAGAGGAGATGACTAGAGCTGTTCCAAGAAACGGTTGTGGACTTCCGTTTAACTGGTCAAGAATCCATCACAGAGGCAAAACATTCCTGGATATAGCTGGTCGGAGCTTATCGTGTGGAATGTCTGATTCAAAAGGAATAAAGTGCTTAACCGATATGCCAGTGTCCTCTGCTTCAAGCTCTTCTTTCACCAAACCTGATCGCCGCCACGGGTTGCCTCTTGTAGTCGATAGCGCGGACAACGAAGGCTGGGAGCATGATTACTCCGGCGAGCTGGGTGTTTTCGCCGACGATTTGCTCAAGAACGATGAGAAACACAGCCGTAGAAACGCTCTGCGGCGGCGGGCGCATCAAAGCTTTACGCAGAAATACGCTCCGAGGAGTTTTCGCGATGTCGTTGGACAGAGCCTGGTTGTACAGGCTCTGTCCAACGCGGTTTCGAAGCGAAGAGTGGGACTTCTTTATGTGTTCCACGGTCCGAATGGAACCGGTAAATCTTCTTGCGCTCGCGTTTTCGCCAGAGCTTTGAACTGTCGTTCCGCGGAAGAACATTCGAAGCCCTGCGGTGTCTGCGGCTCGTGTGTTGCCTACGATGATGGTAAGAGCAAGAACATTCGGGAGATGGGTCCTGTAAAAAGCTTCGACTTCGAGAATCTGATCATCTCCCAAAACGACAGGCAtaatcgtcatcatcatcaccttgtgttcatattcgaAGATTGCGATACTATGTCAACAGCTTGTTGGAATGCGCTTTCGAAAGTCGTGGACCGAGCGCCTAGTCGCGTTGTTTTCGTTCTCGTTTGCTCGAGTCTCGACGCTCTGCCTCACATTGTTGTGTCGAGGTGCCAGAAGTTCTTCTTCCCTAAGCTCAAAGACTCGGATATCATCGGTTCTCTGCAAAGGATTGCATCAAAGGAAGAGATTGATATCGATAAAGACGCGTTGAAGCTTGTCGCTTCGAGATCGGATGGTTCCTTGAGAGACGCTGAGATGACTCTAGAACAGCTGAGTCTGCTCGGAACAAGAATCTCTGTTCCTTTAGTTCAAGAACTG GTTGGGTTAGTCTCTGATGAGAAGTTAGTTGATCTTCTTGATCTTGCTTTATCCGCGGATACTGTGAACACCGTGAAGAATCTGAGAATGATAATGGAAACTGGCGTCGAACCGTTAGCCTTAATGTCGCAGCTAGCAACCGTCATAACCGATATCCTCGCCGGAAGCTATGACTTTGCTAAAGACCAACGTAAAAGAAAGTTTTTCGTGCGGCAACCAT tgtGTAAAGAAGATATGGAGAAGCTGAGACAAGCTTTGAAAACGCTGTCTGAATCAGAGAAACAGTTGAGAGTATCAAACGATAAACTAACTTGGCTCACTGCTGCGTTGCTTCAGCTAGCTCCTGATCAACGATACTTGCTTCCTCCTCCTGGTTCTCCCGCTGATGCTAGCTTCAACCGTAGTCCTTTAGTGGATGCTGAAGCTAGAGGTCGTGGTGGAGAAGGTTTCAGTAGCATAAACCGACCTTCGGTTGAAGATATttggttagcggttgtggagaATGTTCGCGTTAACGGTTTAAGAGAGTTTCTTTATAGAGAAGGGAAGATCTTTTCTATTAGTATCGGTTCAG CTCCCACGGTGCAGTTAATGTTCAATTCGCCAGTAACGAGATTAACGGCTGAGAATTTCAGAGATAATATTTTGAGAGCGTTTGAGATGGTTCTTGGAGCTCCCGTCACGTTAGAGATCAGAATCGAGGCAAAGAAAAACGTTAGTGGAAGAAGTGAAATCATCGAACTAGAGGATGAAACTGAACCTGCAGTGGCTCGGGACGCGAACGAGAACAAGAACCAGAGCATCGTGAGAGGAAAAGTGTCGTTGAGTCAAGTGATTAAGCAAAGTGAAGGAAGCGGTTGGTCGAAACGCAAAGCTGTGTTGATTGCTGATAAGCTTGAACGTGAGAATCT gAGGCTTGAATCTAGGTCAAGAAGCTTGATATGTTGGAAAGCGTTGAGAAGCGTACGTAGCAAG ATGCGGCGATTGAAGGTGAGAACGAGGAAGGTGCGATTACATTCGTTGTGGAAGCTTGTCTCGTGTGGGAAATGTTTACCACTGGCATCTCCTTCTAGATTATATAGATAG
- the LOC108823458 gene encoding heat stress transcription factor A-4c gives MDENNGVSSSLPPFLTKTYEMVDDSSSDSVISWSDHNKSFIVKNPAEFSKDLLPRFFKHKNFSSFIRQLNTYGFRKIDPEKWEFANEDFVRGQPYLMKNIHRRKPVHSHSLQNLQAQSPLSDSERQSMKDQIERLKREKEVLLADLQSQELERKGFELQVTALKDRLQHMEQRQRSIVTFVSQVLEKPGISLNLETHERRKRKLQETTSSLLPSRSHAEQVEKLESSLTFLENLAMESCDKSMDIDVNESTSFAESLSNGDNRPKSAKIDMNAEPVTTIAAAPKTGVNDVFWEQCLTENPGSIEQQEVQSERRDVDANKIGGGRTFWWNAKNVNDIAERV, from the exons ATGGATGAAAACAATGGAGTTTCAAGCTCACTTCCACCATTCCTCACCAAAACATACGAAATGGTAGATGATTCCTCTTCCGACTCAGTCATATCCTGGAGCGATCACAACAAAAGCTTCATCGTCAAGAACCCCGCCGAGTTTTCAAAAGACCTCCTTCCAAGGTTCTTCAAACACAAGAACTTCTCCAGCTTCATCCGTCAGCTCAACACATAC GGTTTCAGAAAAATCGATCCGGAGAAATGGGAGTTCGCAAACGAGGACTTTGTCAGAGGCCAGCCTTACCTAATGAAGAACATCCACAGGAGAAAACCTGTCCACAGCCACTCGTTACAGAACCTACAAGCGCAGAGTCCTTTGTCCGATTCAGAAAGACAGAGCATGAAGGATCAGATCGAGAGGCTGAAAAGGGAGAAAGAAGTCCTTCTCGCGGATTTACAGAGCCAAGAGCTCGAGCGTAAAGGGTTCGAGCTGCAAGTAACAGCGCTGAAAGATCGGTTGCAGCATATGGAGCAGCGTCAGAGATCTATAGTGACGTTCGTTTCGCAGGTTTTGGAGAAACCGGGGATTTCTCTAAACCTAGAAACCCACGAGAGAAGGAAAAGAAAGCTGCAAGAGAcgacttcttctcttcttccgaGCAGGTCGCATGCTGAGCAGGTGGAGAAGTTGGAGTCTTCTTTAACGTTCTTAGAGAATCTTGCCATGGAATCGTGTGATAAGAGTATGGATATCGATGTGAACGAGTCAACCAGCTTTGCGGAGAGTCTAAGTAATGGGGATAACAGACCAAAGTCAGCAAAGATTGATATGAACGCAGAGCCTGTTACTACCATTGCTGCTGCTCCGAAGACAGGGGTTAACGATGTGTTTTGGGAGCAGTGTTTGACAGAGAATCCAGGATCGATTGAACAGCAGGAAGTTCAGTCAGAGAGGAGAGATGTTGATGCGAATAAGATTGGGGGTGGAAGGACGTTTTGGTGGAATGCTAAGAATGTAAATGATATTGCAGAGAGAGTTTGA
- the LOC108825912 gene encoding tryptophan aminotransferase-related protein 3-like produces the protein MTMNRKKMLLVAASIILNLVLIIHILYNNNSTTTTTWNPSWTSRAAEEAEEAASVSCSGHGRAYVDGLGVLNGNKPPCECNNCYTGDYCSFLLPDCHADANSGDPLFLEPFWMQAAEGSAVVESGWHRMSYHFHQDGSYVSAELERIIRKLHSVVGNAVTDNRFVIFGTGATQLVAASVHALSQTNASSSSSPTRLVSAIPYYNAYKEQTDFFNYANIKFEGDASAWRKSEHNDNLTQVIEIVTSPNNPDGKLKRAVLEGSNVKTIHDYAYYWPHFSPITHPADEDLSLFSLTKTTGHAGSRFGWALVKDEVVYERMKRYLTLSSMGVSRDTQLRALQLLKVVVGDGGEEIFHFSYETMKKRWEILNKILSASTRFSLETIQPEYCNYFKKRRDFTPAYAWVKCERLEDTNCYEIFGGAKIKGREGKVFGSEERFVRLSLIRTQDDFDQLTDLLKKLVSEEVVGGHST, from the exons ATGACGATGAACAGGAAGAAGATGCTACTGGTTGCAGCATCGATCATCTTGAATCTTGTATTGATCATTCATATTCTTTATAATAATAActcaaccaccaccaccacatgGAATCCGTCGTGGACTAGTAGAGCCGCCGAGGAGGCAGAGGAAGCAGCCTCTGTTTCATGCTCAGGCCACGGCAGAGCTTACGTAGACGGTCTAGGCGTCCTTAACGGCAACAAACCTCCATGTGAGTGCAACAACTGTTACACAGGCGACTACTGCTCCTTTCTTCTCCCGGATTGTCATGCGGATGCTAACTC AGGAGACCCTTTGTTCTTGGAGCCATTCTGGATGCAAGCTGCAGAGGGAAGTGCGGTTGTTGAGTCCGGATGGCACAGGATGAGTTATCATTTTCACCAAGATGGATCATATGTATCAGCAGAGCTCGAGAGGATCATTAGGAAACTGCATAGCGTAGTTGGAAATGCGGTTACTGATAACAGATTCGTGATCTTCGGAACTGGAGCCACGCAGTTGGTTGCAGCCTCTGTTCATGCTTTGTCTCAGACAAacgcatcatcatcatcatctcctaCAAGACTTGTGTCTGCTATTCCATACTACAAT GCGTACAAAGAACAAACTGACTTCTTTAATTATGCAAATATTAAGTTTGAAGGAGATGCGTCTGCGTGGAGGAAGAGTGAGCACAATGATAATTTGACGCAAGTGATTGAGATAGTGACATCTCCTAATAATCCAGACGGGAAGCTGAAAAGAGCGGTTCTTGAAGGTTCTAATGTCAAAACCATACATGATTACGCGTATTATTGGCCTCATTTCTCGCCTATAACGCATCCAGCTGATGAAGATTTGAGCTTGTTCAGTCTCACAAAGACTACAGGTCATGCTGGCTCAAGATTCGG GTGGGCATTGGTAAAAGACGAAGTTGTTTATGAAAGAATGAAAAGGTATTTAACTCTATCTAGTATGGGAGTTTCAAGAGACACACAGCTTCGTGCTCTGCAGTTGCTCAAAGTAGTAGTTGGAGATGGAGGTGAGGAGATATTCCACTTTAGTTATGAGACAATGAAGAAGAGGTGGGAGATACTAAACAAGATCTTGTCCGCGTCCACGCGTTTCTCGCTCGAGACAATACAACCTGAGTACTGCAACTATTTCAAGAAACGCAGAGACTTCACTCCTG CTTATGCGTGGGTGAAGTGTGAAAGATTAGAAGATACAAACTGCTATGAGATATTCGGAGGGGCAAAGATAAAAGGACGTGAAGGAAAAGTGTTTGGATCAGAGGAGCGTTTCGTTCGATTGAGTCTCATCAGAACACAAGACGACTTTGATCAGCTGACTGATCTGTTGAAGAAGTTGGTCTCCGAGGAAGTTGTGGGAGGTCACTCCACCTAA